In Burkholderia savannae, one genomic interval encodes:
- a CDS encoding acid phosphatase: MNKHWIRVTPIALAAAFGLTACGGDDVTSPGLSAVKNVVVIYAENRSFDNLYGNFPGANGLQNATAASAQQADRDGTPLATLPKIWNGLTAAGVSPAVTEAMTANLPNSPFAIDDPNGFNTPMSVTTRDLVHRFYENQMQIDGGKNDKYAAWSDAGGLVMGHYTADPSKLPLWKLAQQYTLADNFFMGAFGGSFLNHQYLICACAPYYPNADKSPAASQISVVNPDGVTLTTAANSPASALSGPPKFVKSGGLTPDFYAVNTMQPPYQPSGNAAASGGDPNLADPSNPSTLPPQTQQNIGDLLTNSGISWAWYGGAWGAALQAAQSNTSGVIYGPNMTSPNFQPHHQPFNYYANQAPGSASRAQHLLDAGSNGTTLIQAIDAGKLPQVTFYKPQGNLNEHPGYTDVASGDQHIADVISHLQKSPQWNNMVVIVTYDENGGFWDHVAPPKGDRWGPGTRIPAFVISPFAKQGFVDHTQYDTASILRFITRRFSLPKLAGLKQRDDALVANGLKPMGDLTNALTLSTGN; the protein is encoded by the coding sequence ATGAACAAGCATTGGATTCGCGTGACGCCGATCGCGCTGGCGGCCGCCTTCGGCCTCACCGCGTGCGGCGGGGACGACGTCACGTCGCCCGGCCTGTCGGCAGTGAAGAACGTCGTCGTGATCTATGCGGAAAACCGCAGCTTCGACAACCTGTACGGCAACTTCCCCGGCGCGAACGGCCTGCAGAACGCGACGGCCGCGAGCGCGCAGCAGGCCGACCGCGACGGCACGCCGCTCGCGACGCTGCCGAAGATCTGGAACGGCCTGACGGCGGCGGGCGTGTCGCCCGCGGTGACGGAGGCGATGACGGCGAACCTGCCGAACTCGCCGTTCGCCATCGACGATCCGAACGGCTTCAACACGCCGATGAGCGTGACGACGCGCGACCTCGTTCACCGCTTCTACGAGAACCAGATGCAGATCGACGGCGGCAAGAACGACAAGTACGCCGCGTGGTCCGACGCGGGCGGCCTCGTGATGGGCCACTACACGGCCGATCCGTCGAAGCTGCCGCTCTGGAAGCTCGCGCAGCAATACACGCTCGCCGACAACTTCTTCATGGGCGCGTTCGGCGGCTCGTTCCTGAATCACCAGTACCTGATCTGCGCGTGCGCGCCGTATTACCCGAACGCCGACAAGAGCCCGGCCGCGAGCCAGATCTCGGTGGTCAACCCGGACGGCGTGACGCTCACGACGGCCGCGAATTCGCCCGCTTCCGCGCTGTCGGGCCCGCCGAAGTTCGTCAAATCGGGCGGCCTCACGCCGGATTTCTACGCGGTCAACACGATGCAGCCGCCGTATCAGCCGAGCGGCAACGCGGCCGCATCGGGCGGCGATCCGAACCTCGCCGATCCGTCGAACCCGTCGACGCTGCCGCCGCAGACGCAGCAGAACATCGGCGACCTGCTGACGAACTCGGGCATCTCGTGGGCCTGGTACGGCGGCGCGTGGGGCGCGGCGCTGCAGGCCGCGCAAAGCAACACGTCGGGCGTGATCTACGGGCCGAACATGACCTCGCCGAACTTCCAGCCGCATCACCAGCCGTTCAACTATTACGCGAACCAGGCGCCCGGCAGCGCGAGCCGCGCGCAGCACCTGCTCGACGCCGGCTCGAACGGCACCACGCTCATCCAGGCGATCGACGCGGGCAAGCTGCCGCAGGTCACGTTCTACAAGCCGCAGGGCAACCTGAACGAGCACCCGGGCTACACCGACGTCGCGTCGGGCGACCAGCACATCGCCGACGTGATCTCGCACCTGCAGAAGAGCCCTCAGTGGAACAACATGGTCGTGATCGTCACGTACGACGAGAACGGCGGCTTCTGGGATCACGTCGCGCCGCCGAAGGGCGACCGCTGGGGCCCGGGCACGCGCATTCCGGCGTTCGTCATCTCGCCGTTCGCGAAGCAAGGCTTCGTCGACCATACGCAATACGACACCGCGTCGATCCTGCGCTTCATCACGCGCCGCTTCTCGCTGCCGAAGCTCGCGGGCCTCAAACAGCGCGACGACGCGCTCGTCGCGAACGGCCTCAAGCCGATGGGCGACCTGACGAACGCGCTCACGCTGTCGACGGGCAACTGA
- a CDS encoding cytochrome-c peroxidase, with amino-acid sequence MMRRPLRHATRNRSTFAALRTLAAATALAASVAACDANGPAETRASAPAAVSASAPAAQAGAPAVVERRPQTRAQVYEAVTQMTALGRQLFFDPSLSGSGKLACASCHSPQHAFGPPNALPAQFGGDDLRQQGFRAVPTLKYLQKVPAFSEHYHESDDEGDESVDAGPTGGLTWDGRVDSGAEQARVPLTSPFEMNGTPAKVARAVRAAPYADAFRRAFGSRVLDDDRATFDAVLQALGTFEQTPDVFYPYTSKYDAYLAGRAQLTSAELHGLQVFNDEKKGNCASCHVSRRGLDGTPPQFSDFGLIALGVPRNRELAVNRNPAFRDLGACGPERRDLKGRDEFCGLFRTPTLRNVALKKTFFHNGIYHSLEDVMRFYAQRDTHPEKFYPVKNGVVQKFDDLPKRYWKNLNDEPPFDRKRGDPPAMTDAEIKDVIAFLGTLTDGYDAQAKPALGNR; translated from the coding sequence ATGATGCGCCGCCCGCTGCGACACGCCACCCGGAATCGTTCGACCTTCGCCGCGCTGCGCACGCTCGCGGCGGCGACCGCGCTCGCGGCAAGCGTCGCCGCCTGCGATGCGAACGGCCCCGCCGAGACGCGCGCTTCGGCGCCCGCTGCGGTATCCGCTTCGGCGCCCGCCGCGCAGGCGGGTGCGCCCGCCGTCGTCGAGCGCCGGCCGCAGACGCGCGCGCAGGTGTACGAAGCGGTGACGCAGATGACGGCGCTCGGCCGGCAGCTGTTCTTCGATCCGTCGCTGTCGGGCAGCGGCAAGCTCGCGTGCGCGTCGTGTCACAGCCCGCAGCACGCGTTCGGGCCGCCGAACGCGCTGCCCGCGCAATTCGGCGGCGACGATCTGCGCCAGCAGGGCTTTCGCGCGGTGCCGACGCTCAAGTACCTGCAGAAGGTGCCCGCGTTCAGCGAGCACTATCACGAGTCGGACGACGAGGGCGACGAGAGCGTCGACGCCGGTCCGACGGGCGGCCTCACGTGGGACGGCCGCGTCGACAGCGGCGCGGAGCAGGCGCGCGTGCCGCTCACGTCGCCGTTCGAGATGAACGGCACGCCCGCGAAGGTCGCGCGCGCGGTGCGGGCCGCGCCGTACGCGGACGCGTTTCGCCGCGCGTTCGGCTCGCGCGTGCTCGACGACGACCGCGCGACGTTCGACGCGGTGCTGCAGGCGCTCGGCACGTTCGAGCAGACGCCCGACGTGTTCTATCCGTACACGAGCAAGTACGACGCCTATCTGGCGGGCCGCGCGCAGCTCACGAGCGCCGAGCTGCACGGGCTGCAGGTCTTCAACGACGAGAAGAAGGGCAACTGCGCGAGCTGCCACGTGAGCCGGCGCGGACTCGACGGCACGCCGCCGCAGTTCAGCGATTTCGGCCTGATCGCGCTCGGCGTGCCGCGCAATCGCGAGCTCGCCGTGAACCGGAATCCGGCGTTCCGCGATCTCGGCGCATGCGGGCCCGAACGCCGGGACCTGAAGGGGCGCGACGAGTTCTGCGGGCTGTTCCGCACGCCGACGCTGCGCAACGTCGCGCTGAAGAAGACGTTCTTCCACAACGGCATCTATCACTCGCTCGAGGACGTGATGCGCTTCTACGCGCAACGCGACACGCATCCCGAGAAGTTCTATCCGGTGAAGAACGGCGTCGTCCAGAAGTTCGACGACTTGCCCAAGCGCTACTGGAAGAACCTGAACGACGAGCCGCCGTTCGACCGCAAGCGCGGCGATCCGCCCGCGATGACCGACGCGGAGATCAAGGACGTGATCGCGTTCCTCGGCACGCTCACCGACGGCTACGACGCGCAAGCGAAGCCGGCG